A stretch of Aythya fuligula isolate bAytFul2 chromosome 1, bAytFul2.pri, whole genome shotgun sequence DNA encodes these proteins:
- the RCBTB1 gene encoding RCC1 and BTB domain-containing protein 1 isoform X1, translated as MLQPADRRNFMRHSNIMVDVGKWPIFTLLSPQEIASIRKACVFGTSANEAIYITHNDEVFVFGLNCSNCLGTGDNQSTIVPKKLEALCGKKISSLSYGSGPHVLLCTEDGEVYAWGHNGYSQLGNGATNQGITPVQVCTNLLIKRVVEVACGSHHSMALSADGDLYAWGYNNCGQVGSGSTANQPTPRRVSNCLQGKMVVSIACGQTSSMAIVNNGEVYGWGYNGNGQLGLGNNGNQLTPCRVAALHGVCILQIVCGYAHTLALSDEGLLYAWGANTYGQLGTGNKSNQLSPLQIMMEKERVVEIAACHSAHISAARTQSGQVYMWGQCRGQSVVLPHLTHFSCTDDVFACFATPAVMWRLLSVEQEDYLTVAESLRREFDSPETSDLKFRVDGKYIHVHKAVLKIRCEHFRTMFQSYWNEDMKEVIEIDQFSYPVYRAFLEYLYTDCVDLPPEDAIGLLDLATSYCENRLKKLCQHIIKRGITVENAFSLLSAAVRYDAEDLEEFCFKFCVNHLTDVTQTTAFWQMDGPLLKEFIAKASKCGAFRN; from the exons AGTGGCCAATATTTACCTTACTGTCACCTCAAGAAATAGCATCTATTCGGAAAGCATGTGTATTTGGTACATCAGCCAACGAGGCTATATACATAACGCACAACGACGAG gtgtttgtttttggacTGAACTGCAGTAATTGCTTGGGAACTGGAGATAATCAGAGCACGATAGTACCAAAGAAATTAGAAGCCTTATGTGGAAAGAAGATTTCCAGTCTCAGTTACGGAAGTGGACCACATGTTCTACTTTGTACTGAAG ATGGTGAAGTATATGCGTGGGGACATAATGGTTACAGCCAGCTTGGGAATGGAGCAACCAACCAGGGCATTACTCCTGTTCAAGTCTGCACAAATCTGTTAATAAAGAGAGTGGTGGAAGTAGCCTGTGGCTCGCATCATTCCATGGCGTTATCCGCTGATGGGGAT CTATATGCTTGGGGCTATAACAACTGTGGTCAAGTTGGATCTGGATCTACAGCAAACCAGCCAACTCCTCGTAGAGTTTCAAACTGTTTACAGGGTAAAATGGTAGTTTCCATCGCTTGTGGTCAGACCTCCTCCATGGCTATAGTAAACAATGGCGAG GTTTATGGCTGGGGTTACAATGGTAATGGTCAGCTAGGTCTTGGAAACAACGGCAACCAGCTAACACCGTGCAGAGTGGCAGCATTACACGGTGTGTGTATACTCCAG ATTGTCTGTGGCTATGCACACACTCTAGCACTATCAGATGAGGGTTTGCTCTATGCCTGGGGAGCTAACACTTATGGGCAGCTGGGAACTGGCAATAAAAGTAACCAGCTAAGTCCACTGCAGATcatgatggaaaaagaaag GGTTGTGGAGATCGCAGCCTGCCACTCTGCTCACATTTCGGCTGCCAGAACCCAGAGCGGCCAGGTGTACATGTGGGGCCAGTGCCGCGGCCAGTCTGTGGTCCTTCCCCACCTCACTCACTTTTCCTGCACTGACGAtgtgtttgcttgctttgctaCCCCTGCTGTTATGTGGCGTCTTCTGTCAGTAG AGCAGGAAGACTACTTAACAGTAGCAGAGTCTCTGAGGAGAGAATTTGACAGCCCAGAAACCTCAGACCTGAAGTTCCGTGTCGATGGGAAGTACATCCACGTTCACAAAGCTGTTCTGAAAATCAG GTGCGAACACTTCAGAACCATGTTCCAGTCGTACTGGAATGAGGATATGAAGGAAGTGATAGAAATCGACCAGTTTTCCTACCCTGTGTATCGTGCCTTCCTGGAGTACTTGTACACAGACTGTGTTGACCTTCCGCCTGAAGACGCGATAG GACTTCTGGATTTGGCTACTTCGTACTGTGAAAATAGACTGAAAAAACTGTGTCAACATATTATCAAGAGAGGAATTACTGTGGAAAACGCTTTTtcattgctctctgctgctgtcagatACGATGCAGAG gaCTTAGAGGaattctgctttaaattttGTGTCAATCATTTGACAGACGTGACACAAACTACAGCATTTTGGCAAATGGATGGTCCCCTGCTAAAGGAATTCATTGCTAAAGCCAGTAAATGCGGAGCCTTTAGGAACTGA
- the RCBTB1 gene encoding RCC1 and BTB domain-containing protein 1 isoform X2, translating to MRHSNIMVDVGKWPIFTLLSPQEIASIRKACVFGTSANEAIYITHNDEVFVFGLNCSNCLGTGDNQSTIVPKKLEALCGKKISSLSYGSGPHVLLCTEDGEVYAWGHNGYSQLGNGATNQGITPVQVCTNLLIKRVVEVACGSHHSMALSADGDLYAWGYNNCGQVGSGSTANQPTPRRVSNCLQGKMVVSIACGQTSSMAIVNNGEVYGWGYNGNGQLGLGNNGNQLTPCRVAALHGVCILQIVCGYAHTLALSDEGLLYAWGANTYGQLGTGNKSNQLSPLQIMMEKERVVEIAACHSAHISAARTQSGQVYMWGQCRGQSVVLPHLTHFSCTDDVFACFATPAVMWRLLSVEQEDYLTVAESLRREFDSPETSDLKFRVDGKYIHVHKAVLKIRCEHFRTMFQSYWNEDMKEVIEIDQFSYPVYRAFLEYLYTDCVDLPPEDAIGLLDLATSYCENRLKKLCQHIIKRGITVENAFSLLSAAVRYDAEDLEEFCFKFCVNHLTDVTQTTAFWQMDGPLLKEFIAKASKCGAFRN from the exons AGTGGCCAATATTTACCTTACTGTCACCTCAAGAAATAGCATCTATTCGGAAAGCATGTGTATTTGGTACATCAGCCAACGAGGCTATATACATAACGCACAACGACGAG gtgtttgtttttggacTGAACTGCAGTAATTGCTTGGGAACTGGAGATAATCAGAGCACGATAGTACCAAAGAAATTAGAAGCCTTATGTGGAAAGAAGATTTCCAGTCTCAGTTACGGAAGTGGACCACATGTTCTACTTTGTACTGAAG ATGGTGAAGTATATGCGTGGGGACATAATGGTTACAGCCAGCTTGGGAATGGAGCAACCAACCAGGGCATTACTCCTGTTCAAGTCTGCACAAATCTGTTAATAAAGAGAGTGGTGGAAGTAGCCTGTGGCTCGCATCATTCCATGGCGTTATCCGCTGATGGGGAT CTATATGCTTGGGGCTATAACAACTGTGGTCAAGTTGGATCTGGATCTACAGCAAACCAGCCAACTCCTCGTAGAGTTTCAAACTGTTTACAGGGTAAAATGGTAGTTTCCATCGCTTGTGGTCAGACCTCCTCCATGGCTATAGTAAACAATGGCGAG GTTTATGGCTGGGGTTACAATGGTAATGGTCAGCTAGGTCTTGGAAACAACGGCAACCAGCTAACACCGTGCAGAGTGGCAGCATTACACGGTGTGTGTATACTCCAG ATTGTCTGTGGCTATGCACACACTCTAGCACTATCAGATGAGGGTTTGCTCTATGCCTGGGGAGCTAACACTTATGGGCAGCTGGGAACTGGCAATAAAAGTAACCAGCTAAGTCCACTGCAGATcatgatggaaaaagaaag GGTTGTGGAGATCGCAGCCTGCCACTCTGCTCACATTTCGGCTGCCAGAACCCAGAGCGGCCAGGTGTACATGTGGGGCCAGTGCCGCGGCCAGTCTGTGGTCCTTCCCCACCTCACTCACTTTTCCTGCACTGACGAtgtgtttgcttgctttgctaCCCCTGCTGTTATGTGGCGTCTTCTGTCAGTAG AGCAGGAAGACTACTTAACAGTAGCAGAGTCTCTGAGGAGAGAATTTGACAGCCCAGAAACCTCAGACCTGAAGTTCCGTGTCGATGGGAAGTACATCCACGTTCACAAAGCTGTTCTGAAAATCAG GTGCGAACACTTCAGAACCATGTTCCAGTCGTACTGGAATGAGGATATGAAGGAAGTGATAGAAATCGACCAGTTTTCCTACCCTGTGTATCGTGCCTTCCTGGAGTACTTGTACACAGACTGTGTTGACCTTCCGCCTGAAGACGCGATAG GACTTCTGGATTTGGCTACTTCGTACTGTGAAAATAGACTGAAAAAACTGTGTCAACATATTATCAAGAGAGGAATTACTGTGGAAAACGCTTTTtcattgctctctgctgctgtcagatACGATGCAGAG gaCTTAGAGGaattctgctttaaattttGTGTCAATCATTTGACAGACGTGACACAAACTACAGCATTTTGGCAAATGGATGGTCCCCTGCTAAAGGAATTCATTGCTAAAGCCAGTAAATGCGGAGCCTTTAGGAACTGA